A single window of Paludisphaera rhizosphaerae DNA harbors:
- a CDS encoding family 43 glycosylhydrolase, translating into MGVGMRVAPAVVAALLAIGSAANGQAQEVSNFYNIVDPSGADPWVIRHDDGRYYLIQSMQGGIVLRRSPTITGLSAGEDRLIWRPEPGTAHSKELWAPEIHRLKGGWYVYVAADDGDNNHHRMYVLENRADDPFEGTFTFKGKITDPSDKWAIDGTVLRTGTGDAERLYFVWSGWEGDKNVDQRIYIAPMSDPATISGPRVELSRPTHDWEKAAGPPTINEGPEALIHNGRVFLVYSAAGSWSDHYCLGLLALKPGADPLNASAWTKSPEPVFASANGVVAPGHNSFTKSPDGKEDWIVFHAAKAPGSGWSRSIRAQEFHWGKDGLPVFGAPKAADRPIPLPSGEPKRLRLEAEKARLEGPAKGVADSQSSGRSKLVDLTGPEARATFEVSVAKAGTYVVAVRYRTEPGPAADRRARNSHRLLVADRPQTTLVYPDSGGGRWSVAYARLRLLEGSNQIGLAPGDGRAEVDCLDVVLDPE; encoded by the coding sequence ATGGGCGTGGGAATGAGGGTCGCTCCGGCGGTGGTCGCGGCGTTGCTGGCGATCGGCTCGGCGGCGAACGGGCAGGCGCAGGAGGTGAGCAACTTCTACAACATCGTGGACCCCTCGGGGGCCGACCCGTGGGTGATCCGGCATGACGACGGCCGGTATTACCTGATCCAGTCGATGCAGGGGGGGATCGTGCTGCGACGGTCGCCCACGATCACCGGGCTGTCGGCCGGGGAAGACCGCCTGATCTGGCGGCCGGAGCCCGGCACGGCGCACAGCAAGGAGCTTTGGGCGCCGGAGATCCACCGGCTGAAGGGGGGGTGGTACGTCTACGTCGCGGCCGACGACGGCGACAACAACCACCACCGGATGTACGTCCTGGAGAACCGCGCGGACGACCCGTTCGAGGGGACGTTCACCTTCAAGGGGAAGATCACCGACCCCTCCGATAAGTGGGCCATCGACGGCACCGTGTTGCGCACGGGAACGGGCGACGCGGAGCGGCTCTACTTCGTCTGGTCGGGCTGGGAAGGGGACAAGAACGTCGACCAGCGGATCTACATCGCCCCGATGAGCGACCCGGCGACCATCTCCGGCCCGCGCGTCGAGCTGTCCCGGCCGACCCACGACTGGGAGAAGGCCGCCGGGCCGCCGACCATCAACGAGGGCCCCGAGGCCCTGATCCACAACGGCCGCGTCTTCCTGGTCTATTCGGCCGCCGGAAGTTGGAGCGACCACTACTGCCTGGGCCTGCTGGCGCTCAAGCCGGGGGCGGACCCGCTCAACGCCTCGGCCTGGACCAAGTCGCCGGAGCCGGTCTTCGCGAGCGCGAATGGAGTCGTCGCGCCGGGCCACAACTCGTTCACGAAGTCGCCCGACGGCAAGGAAGACTGGATCGTCTTCCACGCGGCCAAGGCCCCGGGCTCGGGCTGGTCGCGATCCATCCGCGCCCAGGAGTTCCACTGGGGGAAAGACGGCCTCCCCGTCTTCGGCGCGCCGAAGGCCGCCGACCGACCAATCCCGCTTCCTTCCGGCGAGCCGAAGCGGCTCCGGCTGGAAGCCGAGAAGGCGCGGCTGGAAGGCCCCGCGAAGGGCGTCGCCGACTCCCAAAGCTCGGGCCGATCGAAGCTCGTCGACCTGACAGGCCCCGAGGCCCGCGCGACGTTCGAGGTCTCGGTCGCGAAGGCGGGGACGTACGTGGTCGCCGTCCGCTACCGGACCGAGCCGGGCCCCGCGGCCGACCGTCGGGCGCGCAACTCGCATCGCCTGCTGGTCGCCGACCGCCCGCAGACGACGCTCGTGTATCCGGACTCGGGAGGCGGCCGGTGGTCGGTCGCCTACGCCCGGCTGCGGCTCCTCGAAGGGAGCAACCAGATCGGCCTCGCTCCCGGCGACGGCCGGGCCGAGGTCGATTGTCTGGACGTCGTCCTCGACCCCGAGTGA
- a CDS encoding PEP-CTERM sorting domain-containing protein, with product MHGLRRCLFRPLVAVFTMLVGSTLASTEVRAGLVGYLTQPPDGGIIVVAGDPVYRLTFLGYERTGVQFLTGDYVKLFDVPGTAAFNPGPPPTGSTTSQPQNEPLVPTGMGWTPILSNPSTATWQSDPPISVPSSDFTFYYSNLFGPATALVNNSGSDRFLGQFSILTYIDLPALVANAVITINYLIHAHDLSGNVIEEQGTLVLTQAVPEPCSLVMLGLGAVGAVGWSVRRRRAAAASASASV from the coding sequence ATGCATGGACTCCGTCGTTGCCTGTTCCGTCCGTTGGTCGCCGTCTTCACGATGCTTGTGGGCTCGACCCTGGCTTCGACGGAAGTCCGAGCGGGCCTTGTGGGCTACCTGACTCAGCCGCCCGACGGCGGCATCATCGTCGTCGCAGGGGATCCGGTCTACCGTCTCACCTTCCTGGGGTATGAGCGCACCGGCGTGCAATTCCTGACGGGGGATTACGTCAAGCTGTTCGACGTTCCGGGGACCGCGGCCTTCAACCCCGGCCCGCCGCCGACCGGCTCGACGACCAGCCAGCCTCAGAACGAGCCGCTGGTTCCCACCGGCATGGGCTGGACGCCCATCCTCTCCAATCCGTCGACGGCCACGTGGCAGAGCGACCCGCCGATCTCGGTCCCCTCCTCGGACTTCACGTTCTACTACTCGAACCTCTTCGGACCAGCGACGGCGCTGGTGAACAACTCGGGCTCGGACCGCTTCCTCGGCCAGTTCTCGATCCTCACCTACATCGACCTCCCCGCGCTGGTTGCGAATGCGGTGATTACGATCAACTACCTCATCCACGCCCACGACCTGTCGGGGAACGTGATCGAGGAGCAAGGCACCCTGGTTCTGACGCAGGCGGTTCCTGAGCCCTGCTCCCTCGTCATGCTCGGCCTGGGCGCCGTCGGGGCCGTGGGCTGGAGCGTCCGCCGCCGTCGAGCCGCGGCGGCTTCGGCTTCAGCTTCAGTGTGA
- a CDS encoding heparinase II/III domain-containing protein, which produces MLNKLHRIRFFLIAGLATALTAADGPRFPKPDPAAALGEYKTYAAPGDPLRRVVEDWDGARRRAAEPRWRDWVAARRAEVDEWKAHRRDKVEWRSGWHHDFVSPKDGSFLVWTPDEPGPDTLRSRNDPKTPVALTPTLHDAWVYRFRTQNASLMPEAARLFRLTGERAYADWAAGQLDFYAANYKKFPRLPKPQPGTQMMYQSLDEATMLSRFVETARLLDDFATPERKRAWLEGLFRPQCELLAQTRRDIHNIACWQRSAAAQVALLYHDDALWKQAVDGPFGVRQQVREGITGDYLWYEQSLGYNSYTARALMPMFEAAWLAGRAGELRDEMLAVQNLILSPMALRFPDGRLPTPADQNGTGKAPDRETLADAARLFPNPIGLKEASKRRTWATLVDPLPAPSGSYELPPVVSRDLESSRMAVLSADGWQVFFHYGQLTQSHAQAEALNFEATFKDVDVTHDPGTVGYGSPLHRGWYRTAPAHNVPMIDGQGQVGWDPGERGSFSKTSSTAAQPRYSPDASASRRLSIEGGKLVDEATVEALHVKPGAKPHAGLALHVQGHVEAPESLRADASFAGSRPAPFQQWKDARTATYRDRAEFIMTTAKGARFRLTFQTPGAFRVTLANTPDAPPKRRDSFYLETDAPKATFRTTFEPLEGEKPKP; this is translated from the coding sequence ATGTTGAACAAATTGCATCGCATTCGCTTTTTTCTAATCGCCGGTTTGGCGACGGCTCTCACCGCCGCCGACGGTCCTCGGTTCCCCAAGCCTGATCCGGCCGCCGCGCTGGGTGAATACAAGACTTACGCCGCCCCCGGCGACCCGCTGCGGCGGGTCGTCGAGGACTGGGACGGCGCCCGCCGCCGCGCCGCGGAACCGCGATGGCGGGACTGGGTCGCGGCTCGTCGCGCCGAGGTCGACGAGTGGAAGGCCCATCGTCGCGACAAGGTGGAGTGGCGGTCCGGCTGGCATCACGACTTCGTCAGTCCGAAGGACGGCTCGTTCCTGGTCTGGACGCCCGACGAGCCCGGTCCGGACACGCTCCGCAGCCGCAACGACCCGAAGACGCCCGTCGCGCTGACGCCGACGCTCCATGACGCCTGGGTCTACCGCTTCCGCACCCAGAACGCCTCCCTCATGCCGGAGGCCGCCCGGCTCTTCCGCCTCACCGGCGAGCGGGCCTACGCCGACTGGGCGGCCGGCCAGCTCGACTTCTACGCGGCCAACTACAAGAAGTTCCCCCGCCTGCCCAAGCCCCAGCCCGGCACGCAGATGATGTATCAGTCTCTCGACGAGGCGACGATGCTCAGCCGGTTCGTCGAGACCGCCCGGCTGCTGGACGACTTCGCGACCCCCGAGCGCAAGCGGGCCTGGCTGGAGGGGCTCTTCCGCCCCCAGTGCGAGTTGCTCGCCCAGACCCGCCGCGACATCCACAACATCGCCTGCTGGCAACGCTCGGCCGCGGCGCAGGTCGCGCTCCTATACCACGACGACGCCCTCTGGAAGCAGGCCGTGGACGGCCCCTTCGGCGTCCGGCAGCAGGTCCGCGAGGGGATCACCGGCGACTACCTCTGGTATGAGCAGTCGTTGGGCTACAACTCGTACACGGCCCGGGCGCTGATGCCGATGTTCGAGGCCGCCTGGCTCGCCGGCCGGGCGGGGGAGCTTCGCGACGAGATGCTCGCCGTGCAGAATCTGATCCTCTCGCCGATGGCCCTGCGGTTCCCCGACGGCCGCCTGCCGACCCCCGCCGACCAGAACGGCACCGGCAAGGCCCCCGACCGCGAAACCCTGGCCGACGCCGCCCGGCTCTTCCCGAACCCCATCGGCCTGAAGGAAGCGTCGAAGCGGCGGACCTGGGCGACGCTCGTCGACCCTCTCCCCGCGCCGAGCGGCTCCTACGAACTGCCCCCGGTCGTCTCGCGCGATTTGGAGTCGAGCCGGATGGCCGTCCTCTCGGCCGACGGCTGGCAGGTCTTCTTCCACTACGGGCAGCTCACGCAATCGCACGCCCAGGCCGAGGCGCTGAACTTCGAGGCGACTTTCAAGGACGTGGACGTGACCCACGATCCGGGGACCGTCGGCTACGGCTCGCCGTTGCATCGCGGCTGGTATCGCACGGCCCCCGCGCACAACGTCCCGATGATCGACGGCCAGGGCCAGGTCGGCTGGGATCCGGGCGAGCGCGGGTCGTTCTCGAAGACCTCTTCCACCGCCGCCCAGCCGCGCTACAGCCCGGACGCCTCGGCCTCGCGACGGCTCTCCATCGAAGGGGGCAAGCTCGTCGACGAGGCGACCGTCGAGGCCCTCCACGTGAAGCCGGGTGCCAAGCCCCACGCCGGCCTGGCGCTGCACGTCCAGGGCCACGTCGAGGCCCCCGAAAGCCTCCGCGCCGACGCCTCGTTCGCCGGGTCCCGCCCGGCCCCGTTCCAGCAGTGGAAGGACGCCCGCACCGCCACCTACCGCGACCGGGCCGAGTTCATCATGACCACCGCCAAGGGCGCCCGCTTCCGGCTGACCTTCCAGACCCCCGGCGCGTTCCGCGTCACCCTGGCGAACACCCCCGACGCGCCCCCCAAGCGCCGCGACTCCTTCTACCTCGAAACCGACGCCCCCAAGGCCACATTCCGGACGACGTTCGAGCCGCTCGAAGGCGAGAAGCCGAAGCCCTGA